A segment of the Deltaproteobacteria bacterium genome:
GACAGTCGAAGATCCCGTGGAAATCACGCAGCCGGGTCTGCAGCAGGTTCAGGTCGAAGCCTCCATCGGGCTTGACTTCACGCGGATCATGCGCGCTTTCCTGCGGGCGGATCCCGATGTGATTCTGGTTGGCGAGATGCGTGACATACAGACCGCGCAGATAGGTGTCGAGGCGTCGCTGACCGGACACATGGTTTTTTCGACCCTGCATACCAACTCCGCCCCGGAAACCGTGACCCGCCTCCTCGACATGGGCGTGGAGGCGATCAATTTTTCCGAGGCCCTTCAGGGCATTCTGGCGCAGCGCTTGGTCAAGACCCTGTGTCCGCACTGCAAGGAAAGTTATGCTCCGAGTGACGAGGAATGGGATTATCTCGTCAATCATTATGATCCGGAGCTTTTCCCCGAGTTGGGCATTAGCCGGGATTCGGCCCGCCTGTACAAGGCCGCCGGATGCGCCCGTTGCGGGCAGAGCGGGTACAAGGGGCGCACTGGTATTCATGAATTGCTGGTCGCCACGCCGGAGGTGCGGCGGGCCATTGTTCGGCGCCAACCTGCCGAGGAAATCGGACGATTGGCGGCCGAGCAGGGCATGCGAACGCTGCACCAGGATGGGATTTACAAGATATTCAAGGGCGACATCGATATTTTTCAACTCCAGAAGACAACAAACGCCGACTAGCGACGCGTCGCGACATCATGGTCGAGAGCAAAAAATCTGGTCTGAACCATTTGCCTGGATCGACCGAAGTGCCGGTCGCCTTGAAACTGCGCCTGGAAAAATGCCCAAAATGCGGCTACGAGCGCGGAGACAAGGATGGCGGCTATGCTTCGCCCTACGAATGTCCACGGTGCGGCGTGGTGTATGCCCTGGCCATGGAGGAGGTCCGCCGTAGAAACAAGGGGCAGCAACTCCAGGACGAGGCCGAGGTCCACCAGCGGCGGGTCGATGCGGATCGCGGTCCGGAGATCAGGGCCGGGCAGACAGGCGGGGTCATGTATGTTGGACGCCGACGATATCCATCCTGGCTTTGCGTGGCGCTCGGGGTCGGGATTCTTGCCCTGCTTGGATTCATTTTTTATTAGGGGCGAGCCGGTCGAATCGGGTGGCGAAGTCCTTGCGTACTGCAAGACCTTGGATTTGTCTGCATGCCTGGTTCGCGCGGGGGGTGTTGAAGCCGATCGCGTTTTTTCGGTTTCAAGAGCATTTTGATGTATCATGACGCATGGCGGGTGAGATATGGCAAAACTTTTTCCCTGGGATCCGTGGATGGAGCTGGAATGCATGAAGGAAGACATGAAGCGTTTGGTGGAAGACTTCAGCTGTCCTTCGCCGTTTGTTTCGGCTTCGAAGCGGGTTGCGCAGTTTAGACCAGTGGCCGACGTGATCGAGTCCGAGCATGAATATCAGATATTGGTCGAGTTGCCGGGCTTGGAACGCCAGGACGTTTCGGTGGAGGCGAGAGGCCAGGAGTTGGTTGTCTTTGGCGAACGACGATTGGAACGGGATACCTCGGGCGCCACGTTTCAGGTCATGGAACGCTCCTACGGTTGCTTCGCGCGACGTTTCACGTTTTCCATGGATGTGGAGGGCAAGGAGATCCGGGCCAGCATGAAGGCCGGGCTTCTTGTGGTGGTCGTGTCCAAGGCGCGGCCGGATTCGGCCAAGCGGCATATCTCGATCCGGGTGAATGAATAGAATACGTATCGCTGGGATTTTTTCTTTCAACGGAAGGTGCATGCGAAATTTTATACTGCTGATCACACTGGCATGGGCGCTCACCGGCGCCCATTTTTCTTGGGCCGGGAGTCGCGCGGAGCGGATTACACCCGTGGTGCGCACTGTCCAGGCCGTGGCTCCGGCGGTTGTGAACATCCATACGGCCCGGATTGTCGAACAGGATGTGAATCCGTTCGGGAACCTTTTGGGCCAGGACGAGTTGTTTCGCCATTTTTTTGGCTCTCGCGAGTTCACGCGACGTTATGAGCAGAGAAGCCTGGGCTCTGGCGTGATCATCGACGGCGGCAAGGGTTTGGTTCTGACAAATGCCCATGTCATCGAGGGGGCGTCGAGTATCCGGGTTCGACTCATGGATGGGCGGCAATTTGACGGGGAATTGGTTGGTTCCGACCCTGATTTCGACGTGGCCATCCTGCATCTCAAGGACGCCATGGATTTGCCTCAGGCCATATTGGGGGATTCCTCGGACATCATGATCGGGGAAACGGTCATCGCCATTGGCAACCCCTACGGCTTTGGAAACACGGTGACCACGGGCGTTGTTTCGGCCCTGGAACGGAGCATCGAAACCAAACAGGGAACGTTCACGGATTTTATTCAGACCGACGCCGCCATCAACCCGGGAAATAGCGGCGGGCCGCTCATGAATCTGGCCGGCGAATTGGTTGGAATCAACACGGCCATTTACGCCGAGGCCGAGGGAATTGGGTTTGCCATTCCCATCAACAAGGCCACCCGCGTCGTGGACGAGTTGGTCAGTCACGGTCGGGTTCAGAGTGTCTGGCTTGGATTGGAAGGTCAGGACGTGGACCAGCGCGTGGCGAGTTATCTTGGTCTGGACGAGGCCAAGGGCATGCTGGTGACGCAAATCCATGAACACGAAACAGGCAAGACCGGAGTTTTGGTCGGCGATGTGGTGTTGGCCATGAACGGCGTCCAGGTGGAGGACCGTGACCACTATCTGCGCATCTTGCGCAATTTCACCACGGGGCAGGCCGTGCGTCTCGAATTGACGGGCGCGGGTGGACGGAGGACGATCCAGGTCAAGGTGGCTTCCTTCGCGGACGGCACCGCGCTGCGTTTGGCGGCGCAACGGTGGGGAATGACCGTGGAGCCCGTGCGGCATGGCCAAGGGCTGGTCGTGGCCCAGGTCCGGCCAGGAAGCCCGGCGCGGGAGTTGGGGCTGGCGCAAGGTGACATTTTGTTGAAGGTCGCGGGAAACCCCATGCGGTCCGTGGATGATTTTGCCCAGGCTTTTAAACACTACCGCATGGCCAATACCGTGCTGCTCCTGGTGGACCGGGGCGGGCGCGGATATTATGTGCGTTTGCGGGTGGGCTAACCCGTGCGGGAAAAAATACGTGGAGAGTATTCATGAGCATTTGGTATAATCATGTTCGCGTGCGGATCGATCTGGACGCGCTGGTGGCCAATTACCGCCGTATCCGAGACATTGCTTCCAATCCGGCTCCGGTCATCAAGTCCGACGCTTACGGGCATGGCATTCGGGAGGCGGGCATGGCCTTGTTCGCGGCCGGAGCCCGAACCCTGGCCGCCGGGACCGTGGGCGAGGCCGTGGTGCTCAAGGAGTGCGTGCCCGCAGCCGAGGTGATTTCGTTGCTGGGCCCCCTGGACAACGCCGAGTATCAAGCCGTGGCCGAGCGGGACATCATTCCTTTCGTGGGCTCCGAAGAACAACTCCAGCGTTTGGAGGAGGTTGGTCGCGCCAGTGGCGCGCCGGTGCGAGTGGCTCTCAAATTCGACACGGGCATGTCCCGCTTGGGATTTTCCGTGGACGAGGCCGCCGGAGTGGCCAGCACCCTGGGGGGGCTGGAGCATGTCCGCGCCTCCCTTGTTTGTTCGCATTTGGCCACCGCCGATGATCCCGATCAGACCGATTTTACCCGGGAACAGGGGGAACGCTTCGCGCGCGTCGTTCGTGCCTTGCACGGTCTGGGATTGGATGTGCGGGCCAGCCTGGCCAATTCCGGCGCCATTTTGGGACATCCCAGCCTGCATCACGACGTGCAGCGGCCCGGTATAGCCCTATACGGGTGCAACCCTTTTCACGGCATGGCCTGGGCCGATAAGTGCCCGGCGTTGGAACCATGCATGGAGGTGACCACCAGACTGCTGCAGGTGCGGACCATTCAGGCGGGCCGGAGCGTCAGCTATGGGCGAACATTCACGGCTGATCGGGACATGCGGGTTGGCATTGTCGCCTTGGGCTATGCGGACAATTATGCACGCGTTTCGAGCAATACGGGGTATCTGATGGTGCATGGTCGACGCGCGCCGATCCTGGGTCGGGTCTGCATGCAATTGACTGCCGTGGATTTGACGGCCGTGCCCGAGGCCGAGGTCGGCGACGTGGTCTTTGTTTTGGGGG
Coding sequences within it:
- a CDS encoding general secretion pathway protein GspE; its protein translation is TVEDPVEITQPGLQQVQVEASIGLDFTRIMRAFLRADPDVILVGEMRDIQTAQIGVEASLTGHMVFSTLHTNSAPETVTRLLDMGVEAINFSEALQGILAQRLVKTLCPHCKESYAPSDEEWDYLVNHYDPELFPELGISRDSARLYKAAGCARCGQSGYKGRTGIHELLVATPEVRRAIVRRQPAEEIGRLAAEQGMRTLHQDGIYKIFKGDIDIFQLQKTTNAD
- a CDS encoding Hsp20/alpha crystallin family protein; amino-acid sequence: MAKLFPWDPWMELECMKEDMKRLVEDFSCPSPFVSASKRVAQFRPVADVIESEHEYQILVELPGLERQDVSVEARGQELVVFGERRLERDTSGATFQVMERSYGCFARRFTFSMDVEGKEIRASMKAGLLVVVVSKARPDSAKRHISIRVNE
- a CDS encoding PDZ domain-containing protein, producing the protein MRNFILLITLAWALTGAHFSWAGSRAERITPVVRTVQAVAPAVVNIHTARIVEQDVNPFGNLLGQDELFRHFFGSREFTRRYEQRSLGSGVIIDGGKGLVLTNAHVIEGASSIRVRLMDGRQFDGELVGSDPDFDVAILHLKDAMDLPQAILGDSSDIMIGETVIAIGNPYGFGNTVTTGVVSALERSIETKQGTFTDFIQTDAAINPGNSGGPLMNLAGELVGINTAIYAEAEGIGFAIPINKATRVVDELVSHGRVQSVWLGLEGQDVDQRVASYLGLDEAKGMLVTQIHEHETGKTGVLVGDVVLAMNGVQVEDRDHYLRILRNFTTGQAVRLELTGAGGRRTIQVKVASFADGTALRLAAQRWGMTVEPVRHGQGLVVAQVRPGSPARELGLAQGDILLKVAGNPMRSVDDFAQAFKHYRMANTVLLLVDRGGRGYYVRLRVG
- the alr gene encoding alanine racemase, which produces MSIWYNHVRVRIDLDALVANYRRIRDIASNPAPVIKSDAYGHGIREAGMALFAAGARTLAAGTVGEAVVLKECVPAAEVISLLGPLDNAEYQAVAERDIIPFVGSEEQLQRLEEVGRASGAPVRVALKFDTGMSRLGFSVDEAAGVASTLGGLEHVRASLVCSHLATADDPDQTDFTREQGERFARVVRALHGLGLDVRASLANSGAILGHPSLHHDVQRPGIALYGCNPFHGMAWADKCPALEPCMEVTTRLLQVRTIQAGRSVSYGRTFTADRDMRVGIVALGYADNYARVSSNTGYLMVHGRRAPILGRVCMQLTAVDLTAVPEAEVGDVVFVLGGDGPARITAEDLAEWWRTITYEVLCLLGQNPRVYGRVG